From a region of the Methylocystis hirsuta genome:
- a CDS encoding DUF4169 family protein: protein MGDVVNLRRARKERDRRVKDDAAQAKRAAFGRSKSERELTAAQAQLESARLEAHRREREEADDQA from the coding sequence ATGGGCGATGTCGTCAATCTGCGGCGCGCCCGCAAAGAGCGCGACCGCCGCGTCAAGGACGACGCCGCGCAAGCGAAGCGCGCAGCCTTCGGGCGCTCGAAATCCGAGCGGGAGTTGACCGCCGCGCAGGCGCAGTTGGAAAGCGCCAGGCTCGAGGCGCATCGGCGCGAGCGGGAAGAAGCGGACGATCAGGCGTGA
- a CDS encoding HigA family addiction module antitoxin, with the protein MRAVHPGRILKRELAARDMSAVRLALALRLSSGRIVDILDGKRGVSPETALRPGRYFGNGARFWLNFQTAYELAIAEAEFGARIIAEVQPGAT; encoded by the coding sequence ATGCGCGCCGTCCATCCCGGCCGAATTCTCAAACGCGAACTCGCGGCGCGCGACATGTCAGCGGTTCGCCTCGCGCTCGCGTTGCGACTTAGCTCCGGCCGGATCGTCGACATATTGGACGGCAAGCGCGGCGTCTCGCCTGAAACGGCGTTGCGCCCGGGTCGCTATTTTGGCAATGGCGCACGCTTCTGGCTCAATTTTCAAACGGCATATGAGCTTGCGATCGCAGAAGCGGAGTTCGGCGCACGCATCATTGCTGAAGTTCAGCCCGGCGCTACTTGA
- a CDS encoding pseudoazurin, whose product MTRAYLTFGRPFGATALALAILIGWSRPSMAGETVEIKMLNKGADRYMVFEPEVVRINPGDTIKFVAADKGHNAVTIKELLPSGAEPFRGKINEELAITLSTPGVYGFRCDPHYTLGMVGVVIVGEPTNLDAAKQAKLPGKAGEVMTKLLGSL is encoded by the coding sequence GTGACACGCGCATATCTCACTTTTGGCCGCCCTTTCGGCGCGACCGCATTGGCTCTTGCGATCCTCATCGGATGGTCGCGCCCTTCGATGGCGGGCGAAACCGTCGAGATCAAAATGCTCAACAAGGGCGCGGACCGTTATATGGTGTTCGAGCCGGAGGTCGTGCGGATCAACCCGGGCGACACGATTAAATTCGTCGCGGCCGACAAGGGGCATAACGCCGTCACGATAAAGGAGTTGCTTCCTTCGGGCGCGGAGCCATTCCGCGGCAAGATCAATGAGGAATTGGCGATCACGCTGTCCACGCCCGGCGTCTACGGCTTCCGTTGCGATCCCCACTACACGCTGGGAATGGTCGGCGTTGTCATCGTCGGAGAGCCGACCAATCTCGACGCCGCCAAGCAGGCGAAGCTGCCCGGCAAGGCGGGCGAGGTCATGACGAAACTTCTGGGGAGCCTCTGA
- a CDS encoding ABC-F family ATP-binding cassette domain-containing protein, with protein sequence MAPPPLLALQGVMLTLGGKPLLEGADFAVAAGARLCVVGRNGSGKSTLLKIAAGEIEPDAGVRFLQPGASLRYLPQEPDFSGFATALAYVEAGLGPLDDPHVARTLLNDLGLEGDENPARLSGGEARRAALARVLAPEPDILLLDEPTNHLDLPTILWLEERLAALRSALVLISHDRRFLQDLTRETLWIDRGRTRHLARGFKEFEAWRDRELEEEEKQQHKLERKIVAEEHWLRHGVSGRRKRNMKRLGGLHHLRAERRDRVMPTGDVKLEASEAQLSGKLVIEAIKIGKSYGARVIVENFTTRILRGDRIGIIGANGAGKTTLVNLLTGALAPDSGKVRLGANLEMATLEQSRASLDPGTTLQDALTGGGSDTIEINGERRHVIGYMKDFLFKPEQARAPIGRLSGGERGRLMLARALAKPSNLLALDEPTNDLDLETLDLLEEMLADYPGTLIVVSHDRDFLDRVATSVLMSDADGRWIEYAGGYSDMVAQRGKGVETRGAIASARETKEKPAPREKAAIRQKLSFKEQHALATLPGKIDAWREKCAKLQRLLDDPELYARDPAKFAKASEAFAALQADIAEAEDEWLALEIKREEERSN encoded by the coding sequence ATGGCTCCTCCGCCCCTCCTCGCCCTCCAGGGCGTCATGCTCACGCTCGGCGGGAAGCCGCTGCTGGAGGGCGCCGATTTCGCCGTTGCGGCAGGCGCGCGGCTCTGCGTCGTCGGCCGCAACGGCTCGGGCAAATCGACGCTTCTCAAGATCGCGGCCGGCGAAATCGAGCCGGACGCCGGCGTGCGCTTCCTGCAGCCCGGCGCGTCGCTGCGCTATCTGCCGCAGGAGCCGGACTTTTCCGGCTTCGCCACCGCGCTTGCATATGTCGAAGCTGGCCTCGGGCCGCTCGACGATCCTCACGTCGCCAGAACCCTGCTCAACGATCTGGGTCTCGAGGGGGACGAAAACCCCGCGCGCCTCTCGGGCGGCGAAGCGCGACGGGCGGCGCTCGCCCGCGTTCTGGCGCCTGAGCCCGACATTTTGCTGCTCGACGAGCCGACGAACCACCTCGATCTGCCGACGATCCTGTGGCTCGAAGAAAGGCTCGCGGCGTTGCGGTCGGCGCTCGTGCTCATCAGCCATGACCGCCGCTTTCTTCAGGATCTGACCCGGGAAACGCTTTGGATCGACCGCGGCCGCACACGCCATCTGGCGCGCGGCTTCAAGGAGTTCGAGGCCTGGCGCGACCGCGAATTGGAGGAAGAGGAAAAGCAGCAGCACAAGTTGGAGCGCAAGATCGTCGCCGAAGAACATTGGCTGCGCCACGGCGTTTCGGGGCGGCGCAAGCGCAACATGAAGCGACTCGGGGGCCTGCATCATCTGCGCGCGGAGCGCCGCGATCGCGTCATGCCGACCGGCGACGTGAAACTCGAAGCCAGCGAAGCGCAGCTTTCCGGCAAGCTGGTCATCGAGGCGATTAAAATTGGCAAATCCTATGGCGCGCGCGTCATCGTCGAGAATTTCACGACGCGCATATTGCGGGGCGACCGCATCGGAATCATCGGCGCGAACGGCGCCGGCAAGACGACGCTCGTCAACCTGCTGACCGGCGCGCTCGCGCCCGACAGCGGCAAGGTGCGATTAGGCGCCAATCTCGAAATGGCGACCCTCGAGCAGAGCCGCGCGAGTCTCGATCCGGGAACCACCTTGCAGGACGCGCTGACCGGCGGCGGCTCCGACACGATCGAGATCAATGGCGAACGGCGTCACGTCATCGGCTACATGAAGGATTTCCTGTTCAAGCCGGAACAGGCGCGCGCGCCCATCGGCAGGCTTTCGGGCGGCGAGCGCGGACGCTTAATGCTTGCGCGGGCGCTGGCGAAGCCGTCGAACCTCCTCGCGCTCGACGAACCAACCAACGACCTCGATCTCGAAACGCTCGATCTCCTAGAGGAAATGCTCGCGGATTATCCCGGCACGCTCATCGTCGTCAGCCATGATCGCGATTTTCTCGATCGCGTCGCAACCAGCGTTTTGATGAGCGACGCCGACGGCCGCTGGATTGAATATGCCGGCGGCTATAGCGACATGGTCGCCCAGCGCGGCAAGGGCGTGGAGACGCGGGGCGCGATCGCCTCGGCGCGGGAGACGAAAGAAAAGCCCGCGCCGCGCGAGAAGGCGGCGATACGGCAGAAGCTCTCCTTCAAGGAGCAGCATGCGCTCGCGACCCTGCCCGGCAAGATCGACGCGTGGCGGGAAAAATGCGCGAAATTGCAGCGACTGCTCGATGACCCGGAGCTCTATGCGCGCGATCCGGCCAAATTCGCAAAGGCGAGCGAAGCATTCGCCGCGCTGCAAGCTGACATCGCTGAGGCCGAAGATGAGTGGCTTGCGCTCGAAATCAAGCGTGAGGAAGAACGGTCAAACTAG
- a CDS encoding type II toxin-antitoxin system HicB family antitoxin, which produces MTHYVAIVEEEEGKAVGVWFPDLPGCISAGDSLDEAMTNAAEALALWIDVAKEHGDAVPPPRALTELKRDPEIAEDIARYMVALIELHPLRQPA; this is translated from the coding sequence ATGACGCATTACGTCGCCATTGTCGAAGAGGAAGAAGGGAAGGCTGTCGGCGTCTGGTTTCCAGACTTGCCCGGCTGCATCTCCGCCGGCGACTCATTGGATGAGGCGATGACGAACGCCGCCGAGGCGCTCGCTCTGTGGATCGATGTCGCGAAAGAACACGGCGATGCGGTTCCGCCGCCACGGGCGTTGACCGAGTTGAAGCGCGATCCGGAAATCGCGGAAGACATTGCGCGCTACATGGTCGCGCTCATTGAACTGCATCCTTTGCGTCAGCCCGCTTGA
- a CDS encoding ATP-dependent helicase: MKSLPPEIDDYAPQTGGLAARAAASAGRPRYLDALNPEQRAAVETLDGPVLVLAGAGTGKTRALTTRIGHILALGKARAYEILAVTFTNKAAREMRQRVEALVGEGAQAMQWLGTFHAISAKILRRHAELVGLKPNFTILDVDDQIRLLKQVLRAENIDDKRWPARALAMRIDGWKNRGLTPSQVPAGDAESFANGKGAALYALYQERLKVLNAVDFGDLLMESLRLFRDNPDVLADYQRRFKYILVDEYQDTNIAQYLWLRLISQRVPGKQNLCCVGDDDQSVYGWRGAEVENILRFEQDFPGAKVIRLERNYRSTGHILAAASHLISHNEGRLGKTLFTDGGEGEKPTLTGVWDSQEEARSIGEDIEQLSRKDHSLEEIAILVRASFQMREFEERFVEIGLPYRVIGGPRFYERLEIRDALAYLRCVAQPADDLAFERIINTPKRGLGDATLQMLHEYARREAIPLMQAARVLVESEELKPKPRGALRGLIGDFDRWRTLIDSKPQHELAEQVLDESGYTEMWRSDKTPEAAGRLDNLKELVRAMEAFPDLAAFLEHVSLVMEADSAVDQERVSIMTLHGAKGLEFETVYLPGWEEGLFPSQRTLDEQGRAGLEEERRLAYVGLTRAKRRAKIYFASNRRIHGLWQATVPSRFIDNLPTGNVEVVEAPSGSQYGSYGVSRFANLDVYGSDYSTPGWKRAQAARGDSARGGAARETHGARGKQPVTIEGEVIARSTGGSRFVVGARVFHLKFGPGSVAAVDGNKLTVDFDKAGRKMVLESFVEKS, from the coding sequence ATGAAGAGCCTTCCGCCCGAGATCGACGATTACGCGCCGCAGACGGGCGGGCTTGCCGCGCGCGCCGCGGCGAGCGCGGGGCGGCCGCGCTATCTCGACGCGCTCAACCCCGAGCAGCGCGCCGCCGTCGAAACGCTCGACGGTCCGGTGCTCGTGCTCGCCGGCGCCGGCACGGGCAAGACGCGCGCCCTGACGACGCGCATCGGCCACATCCTGGCGCTCGGCAAGGCGCGCGCCTATGAAATCCTCGCCGTCACCTTCACCAACAAGGCGGCGCGCGAGATGCGCCAGCGCGTGGAGGCCCTCGTCGGCGAGGGCGCGCAGGCCATGCAATGGCTCGGCACGTTTCACGCGATCAGCGCCAAGATCCTGCGCCGTCACGCCGAACTCGTCGGGCTGAAGCCCAACTTCACCATTCTCGATGTCGACGATCAGATCCGCCTCTTGAAGCAGGTGCTGCGCGCGGAGAATATCGACGATAAGCGCTGGCCGGCGCGCGCGCTCGCCATGCGCATCGACGGCTGGAAGAACCGCGGATTGACGCCGTCGCAGGTTCCCGCCGGCGATGCCGAGAGCTTCGCCAACGGGAAAGGCGCGGCGCTCTACGCGCTCTATCAGGAGCGGCTCAAGGTCTTGAACGCCGTCGACTTCGGCGATCTCTTGATGGAGAGCCTGCGGCTCTTTCGCGACAATCCCGATGTGCTCGCCGACTATCAGCGCCGCTTCAAATATATTCTGGTCGACGAATATCAGGACACGAATATCGCGCAATATTTGTGGCTGCGGCTGATCTCGCAGAGGGTGCCGGGGAAGCAAAATCTCTGCTGCGTCGGCGACGACGATCAGAGCGTCTATGGCTGGCGCGGCGCCGAGGTCGAAAACATCCTGCGTTTCGAGCAGGATTTTCCCGGCGCCAAGGTCATCCGCCTCGAACGCAACTACCGCTCGACCGGGCACATACTCGCCGCCGCCTCGCATCTCATCTCGCATAATGAAGGCCGGCTCGGCAAAACCCTGTTCACCGATGGCGGCGAGGGCGAAAAGCCGACGCTCACCGGCGTCTGGGACAGCCAGGAAGAAGCGCGCAGCATCGGCGAGGACATCGAGCAGCTCAGCCGCAAGGACCATTCGCTCGAAGAGATCGCCATTCTCGTGCGCGCGTCGTTTCAGATGCGCGAATTCGAAGAGCGCTTCGTCGAGATCGGCCTGCCCTATCGCGTCATCGGCGGCCCGCGCTTTTACGAGCGGCTCGAAATTCGCGACGCGCTCGCCTATCTGCGCTGTGTCGCGCAGCCTGCCGACGATCTCGCCTTCGAGCGCATCATCAATACGCCCAAACGCGGCCTCGGCGACGCGACGCTGCAGATGCTGCATGAATATGCGCGGCGCGAAGCCATTCCGCTGATGCAGGCGGCGCGCGTTCTTGTCGAAAGCGAGGAGCTGAAGCCGAAGCCCCGCGGCGCGCTGCGCGGCCTCATCGGCGATTTCGACCGCTGGCGCACGCTGATCGATTCAAAGCCGCAGCATGAGCTTGCCGAGCAGGTGCTCGATGAATCCGGCTACACGGAGATGTGGCGTTCGGACAAGACGCCCGAGGCCGCCGGACGGCTCGACAATTTGAAGGAGCTGGTCCGGGCGATGGAGGCTTTTCCCGATCTCGCCGCCTTCCTCGAACATGTGTCGCTCGTCATGGAGGCCGACAGCGCTGTCGATCAAGAGCGCGTCTCGATCATGACGCTTCACGGCGCCAAGGGCCTCGAATTCGAGACCGTCTATCTCCCCGGCTGGGAGGAAGGGCTGTTTCCGAGCCAGCGCACGCTCGATGAACAGGGACGCGCCGGCCTCGAGGAAGAACGCCGTCTCGCCTATGTCGGGCTGACGCGCGCCAAGCGCCGCGCCAAGATCTATTTCGCCAGCAACCGACGCATTCACGGTCTGTGGCAGGCGACCGTGCCGTCGCGCTTCATCGACAATCTGCCGACGGGCAATGTCGAGGTGGTCGAGGCGCCGAGCGGCTCGCAATATGGCTCCTATGGCGTCTCGCGCTTCGCCAATCTCGACGTCTATGGCTCCGACTATTCGACGCCCGGATGGAAGCGCGCGCAGGCGGCGCGCGGCGATTCCGCGCGTGGCGGCGCGGCGCGCGAGACGCACGGCGCGCGCGGCAAGCAGCCGGTGACGATCGAGGGCGAAGTGATCGCGCGCTCAACCGGCGGTTCGCGCTTTGTAGTGGGCGCGCGGGTGTTTCACTTGAAGTTCGGGCCCGGCTCCGTGGCCGCGGTCGACGGCAATAAGCTCACGGTCGATTTCGACAAGGCCGGCAGGAAGATGGTGCTGGAGAGCTTTGTGGAAAAAAGCTGA
- a CDS encoding class I SAM-dependent methyltransferase — MPSITTEQIHAGQAVYTPNMLAIYDVLVLGLSNRWIWKCSTPRLLAHYDRHISGNHLDVGVGTGYFLDRCRFPTATPRVALMDLNRDALQFSARRIARYRPETYVRNVLETIDYDGAKFDSLGMNYLLHCLPGDMARKARAFDFLSPLMSPGAVVFGSTLLQGGVARSFAAQRLMAFYNSKGVFSNTQDDLETLTRELEKRFSAVSVETVGCAALFSATVNGSGA, encoded by the coding sequence ATGCCGTCGATTACGACCGAGCAAATTCATGCGGGACAGGCGGTCTACACGCCGAACATGCTTGCGATTTACGATGTGCTGGTGCTTGGCCTGTCCAATCGCTGGATCTGGAAATGTTCGACTCCGCGGCTGCTCGCCCATTACGATCGACACATAAGCGGCAATCATCTCGATGTCGGCGTCGGCACCGGCTATTTTCTCGATCGCTGCCGTTTTCCAACTGCGACGCCGCGCGTCGCGCTGATGGATTTAAACCGCGACGCGCTGCAATTCTCGGCGCGGCGCATCGCGCGCTACCGGCCCGAGACCTATGTGCGCAATGTGTTGGAGACAATCGACTATGACGGCGCCAAATTCGACTCGCTCGGCATGAATTATCTTCTGCATTGCCTGCCGGGCGACATGGCGAGGAAGGCGCGCGCGTTCGATTTTCTGTCGCCTTTGATGTCTCCCGGCGCCGTCGTCTTCGGCTCGACGCTGCTGCAGGGCGGCGTCGCGCGCAGCTTTGCGGCGCAGAGGCTGATGGCGTTCTATAATTCCAAGGGCGTATTTTCGAACACGCAGGACGATCTGGAGACGCTGACGCGCGAACTCGAAAAGCGCTTCAGCGCGGTCAGCGTCGAAACGGTCGGCTGCGCCGCGCTGTTTTCGGCGACCGTGAACGGATCAGGCGCCTAG
- a CDS encoding type II toxin-antitoxin system HicB family antitoxin, with protein sequence MICHGPQRPPMKPYIVIVHKDEHSAYGMSFPDAPGCFSAADEIEDIFNMASEALELWAEGMREDGLPIPEPRDFELLRADPKWAERFGDADIVIAVEAPWARRREAAE encoded by the coding sequence ATGATTTGTCATGGACCCCAGAGGCCGCCAATGAAGCCCTACATCGTCATCGTCCATAAGGACGAACACAGCGCCTATGGCATGAGCTTTCCCGACGCGCCGGGGTGTTTTTCGGCGGCCGACGAGATCGAAGATATTTTTAACATGGCCAGCGAGGCGCTGGAGCTTTGGGCGGAGGGGATGCGCGAAGACGGGCTACCGATTCCTGAGCCGCGTGATTTTGAACTCTTGCGAGCCGACCCGAAATGGGCTGAGCGTTTTGGCGATGCGGACATCGTTATCGCGGTTGAAGCGCCGTGGGCGCGCAGGCGAGAAGCAGCTGAATAA
- a CDS encoding ribbon-helix-helix domain-containing protein: MHEKPASPFSQRALDASSRRVVKHSVVIAGHRTSVSLEDAFWRALKDIAAQDGVSLAALIARVDAGRGEANLSSALRVFVLERALDARETSPSPSPHLSP, from the coding sequence TTGCACGAAAAGCCGGCGTCCCCTTTTTCGCAGCGCGCTCTAGACGCCAGCTCCCGCCGAGTCGTCAAGCATTCCGTCGTCATCGCCGGCCATCGCACCAGCGTCTCTCTTGAAGACGCCTTCTGGCGCGCGCTGAAGGACATCGCCGCGCAGGACGGCGTGTCGCTCGCGGCGCTCATCGCGCGGGTGGATGCGGGGCGCGGAGAAGCGAATCTCTCCTCGGCACTGAGGGTGTTCGTGCTGGAGCGGGCGTTGGATGCGCGTGAAACGTCCCCAAGCCCCTCACCTCACCTCTCCCCGTGA
- a CDS encoding type II toxin-antitoxin system HicA family toxin, with protein MLTNSRDIIRRLEKEGWRLVRSKGSHRQFKHPTKAGRVTVPHPKRDMPPKTALSIYESAGWPKD; from the coding sequence ATGCTCACCAACAGCCGCGACATCATCCGCCGCCTCGAAAAAGAGGGATGGCGGCTTGTACGCTCCAAGGGCTCACATCGTCAGTTCAAGCATCCGACGAAAGCGGGCCGCGTAACCGTGCCGCACCCCAAAAGAGACATGCCACCAAAGACTGCGCTCAGCATTTATGAAAGCGCAGGATGGCCGAAGGATTGA
- a CDS encoding SspB family protein codes for MAKDIIRYDLLVQDAMRGVMRKVLGDVAESGYLPGDHHFTISFRTDAPGVTISRRLAEQWPSELTIILQHQYSNLEVDEEGFGVTLSFRSVPEHLYVPFSAVTGFFDPAVEFGVRFESAEDALEEDEEEDAPSAGPSLVAKTPESVKAFKPTKVEPAKSEPAKAEPNKTPSADRQKKLKPVEAKEDGDDKIVSIDAFRKKP; via the coding sequence ATGGCTAAAGACATTATTCGCTACGATCTTCTCGTTCAGGACGCCATGCGCGGCGTCATGCGCAAAGTGCTGGGCGACGTCGCCGAGAGCGGCTATCTGCCCGGCGACCATCACTTCACCATCAGCTTCCGCACCGACGCGCCGGGCGTCACGATTTCGCGCCGCCTCGCCGAACAATGGCCGAGCGAGCTGACGATCATCCTGCAGCATCAATATTCGAATCTGGAAGTCGACGAAGAAGGTTTCGGCGTCACCCTATCGTTCCGCTCGGTCCCCGAGCATCTCTACGTGCCCTTCTCGGCCGTCACCGGCTTTTTCGATCCTGCCGTCGAATTCGGCGTGCGCTTTGAGAGCGCCGAAGACGCGCTTGAGGAAGACGAAGAGGAGGACGCGCCTTCCGCAGGACCGAGCCTTGTTGCGAAAACGCCGGAGTCGGTAAAGGCGTTCAAGCCGACCAAGGTCGAGCCGGCAAAATCTGAGCCGGCCAAAGCAGAGCCGAACAAGACGCCGAGCGCCGACAGGCAAAAAAAACTTAAGCCGGTCGAAGCGAAGGAAGACGGCGACGACAAGATCGTCTCGATCGACGCCTTCCGCAAAAAGCCCTGA
- a CDS encoding L,D-transpeptidase family protein — MWRRRHSQAFSGAEWRSPPRADSQAPRRAILCRRSKADCRAAALRPYLGWKVAADLAATGFCARNRYDRWRKSHATSPRRARGCGRFGVRRACGRGQYPPRRAELFDPPPLVALFGVERIPTRAPLDNPDFAVADAAPAAILLDVELRAEPAKPDPLDLAWSLQPEEKRDLALALDAWAASGDAALGPERHRLRAALAAAYAARDLAPFWIENGEWRASARAALARLALAADDGLDLRAYAAPDAEKAAPTAADELALSEAIAAYALQARGARIEPERISRLVGAKTTLPDPALAVAEVAGAGANAGDALQAYNPSHYGYQQLREKLIELRTQRASAPASDGLYAAATGNVTQSDVLPPASKSKRRRAAGLAKASTSRVEAEIIANMERWRWLPRDLGEERVEVNIPDFELAVVRNGEVTHRTRIIVGKEATPTPIFSNALQYLIVNPYWNVPPSILNKEMLPKANGDVAAIAASGFNVSYRGGKLVVRQPPGERNALGRIKFMFPNDFSVYLHDTPSRNLFAASHRAFSHGCMRVDAPFAFAEAVLGPGSGWSESRVRRLVGGSERYINLAKPLPIHIEYFTAYVDEGGRIVLRPDLYGYSARVRKALGLGA; from the coding sequence ATGTGGCGTCGCCGCCACAGTCAGGCTTTTTCGGGGGCTGAGTGGCGCTCGCCGCCTCGCGCCGATTCACAAGCCCCGCGCCGCGCGATACTGTGCCGGCGAAGCAAGGCGGATTGCCGCGCGGCGGCGCTACGCCCATATCTTGGCTGGAAAGTCGCCGCAGATCTCGCCGCGACGGGGTTTTGCGCAAGGAACCGCTATGACCGCTGGCGAAAAAGCCATGCGACTTCTCCGCGCCGCGCTCGCGGCTGCGGCCGTTTCGGCGTTCGCCGCGCCTGCGGCCGGGGGCAGTATCCGCCGCGCCGCGCGGAGCTGTTTGACCCGCCGCCGCTCGTCGCGCTCTTTGGCGTCGAGCGCATCCCGACGCGCGCGCCGTTGGACAATCCGGACTTCGCCGTCGCGGACGCCGCGCCCGCCGCGATTTTGCTCGACGTCGAGTTGCGCGCCGAGCCTGCAAAGCCAGACCCGCTCGACCTTGCCTGGAGCCTTCAGCCCGAAGAGAAGCGCGATCTCGCCCTGGCGCTCGACGCCTGGGCGGCGTCCGGCGACGCGGCACTCGGGCCGGAGCGCCATCGGCTGCGCGCGGCGCTGGCGGCCGCCTACGCCGCTCGAGATCTCGCGCCTTTTTGGATCGAGAACGGAGAATGGCGCGCCTCGGCCCGGGCCGCGCTCGCGCGCCTCGCGCTCGCCGCCGACGACGGACTGGATCTTCGCGCCTATGCGGCGCCCGACGCCGAAAAGGCGGCGCCCACGGCGGCGGACGAACTCGCGCTGTCGGAGGCAATCGCCGCCTATGCGCTGCAGGCGCGCGGCGCCCGGATCGAACCCGAGCGCATCTCGCGGCTCGTCGGGGCGAAAACGACCCTCCCCGATCCGGCGCTGGCCGTGGCCGAAGTCGCCGGCGCCGGCGCAAACGCCGGCGACGCGCTGCAGGCCTATAATCCCTCGCATTACGGCTATCAGCAGCTGCGCGAAAAACTCATCGAGCTGAGAACGCAGCGCGCCAGCGCGCCGGCCTCTGACGGACTTTACGCCGCAGCCACTGGGAACGTCACCCAGAGCGACGTCCTGCCGCCTGCAAGCAAGTCCAAGCGGCGCCGCGCCGCCGGACTCGCCAAGGCTTCGACCTCGCGGGTGGAAGCCGAAATCATCGCCAATATGGAGCGGTGGCGCTGGTTGCCGCGCGACCTTGGCGAAGAGCGGGTCGAGGTGAATATTCCCGACTTTGAACTCGCCGTCGTGCGCAATGGCGAGGTGACGCATCGCACGCGAATCATCGTCGGCAAAGAGGCGACCCCGACGCCGATCTTCTCCAACGCGCTGCAGTACCTCATCGTCAATCCATATTGGAACGTGCCGCCGTCGATCCTGAACAAGGAGATGCTGCCGAAGGCGAATGGCGACGTCGCCGCCATCGCGGCGAGCGGTTTCAACGTGTCCTATCGCGGCGGCAAGCTCGTGGTGCGCCAGCCGCCCGGCGAACGCAATGCGCTTGGCCGCATCAAATTCATGTTCCCGAACGATTTCTCGGTCTATTTGCACGATACGCCGTCGCGCAACCTGTTCGCCGCGTCGCATCGCGCCTTCAGCCATGGCTGCATGCGCGTCGACGCGCCTTTCGCCTTCGCCGAAGCCGTGCTCGGCCCCGGCAGCGGCTGGTCGGAGAGCCGCGTGCGCCGGCTGGTCGGCGGCTCGGAGCGCTACATCAATCTCGCCAAGCCGCTGCCGATCCACATCGAATATTTCACCGCCTATGTCGATGAAGGCGGCCGAATCGTGCTGCGCCCCGATCTCTATGGCTATTCGGCGCGGGTGCGGAAGGCTTTGGGGCTAGGCGCCTGA